The candidate division KSB1 bacterium genome window below encodes:
- a CDS encoding site-specific integrase: MNQLTKIAAKNIALIDKVETTKYFIQKSKAENTRRAYKSDVQNFTHWCKANHLDILPPEPSTIALYISDLAEQGKKCSTIKRRLSAINMFYKAQGHDSPTSDQLVKSTMEGIQRTNGVALIQKKPLLIDDMQKMIAILPDSLIGVRDKALLLLGFAGAFRRSELVSLDVEDLEFNKGGIVIIVRRSKTDQKGRGIKKGIPYGSNLLTCPVRAFTDWLDMTRIQEPLSKLLLTASTTNIPT; this comes from the coding sequence ATGAATCAACTAACGAAAATCGCAGCAAAAAACATCGCCCTTATAGACAAAGTTGAAACTACCAAGTATTTTATCCAGAAATCAAAAGCGGAGAATACCAGGCGAGCCTATAAAAGTGATGTTCAGAATTTCACACATTGGTGCAAAGCGAATCACTTGGACATATTGCCGCCGGAGCCGTCAACGATTGCACTTTACATTTCTGATTTGGCTGAACAAGGGAAAAAGTGTAGCACGATTAAGCGACGTCTCTCAGCAATAAATATGTTCTACAAGGCTCAAGGACACGATAGTCCCACTTCAGACCAACTGGTGAAGAGCACAATGGAAGGAATCCAAAGAACAAATGGAGTGGCTCTAATCCAGAAGAAGCCTCTATTAATCGATGATATGCAAAAGATGATTGCGATATTACCGGATTCTCTAATTGGAGTCCGTGATAAAGCGCTTTTGCTTCTTGGATTTGCCGGAGCTTTCCGGCGTTCGGAATTGGTGTCACTTGATGTTGAAGACCTGGAATTCAACAAAGGTGGTATTGTCATCATAGTCCGAAGATCTAAGACCGACCAAAAGGGTAGAGGAATTAAAAAGGGCATTCCTTACGGGTCCAATCTTTTGACCTGCCCAGTAAGGGCCTTCACGGATTGGCTCGATATGACAAGAATTCAAGAGCCTTTATCAAAACTTTTGTTAACCGCGTCGACTACGAACATCCCAACATAA